A genomic stretch from Candidatus Amarolinea dominans includes:
- a CDS encoding AAA family ATPase — translation MSVPSYEELLQPILEALRQLSGFQSITAINRHVISFLPLATEEIALRHGDTKQTELEYRLAWARTYLKHYGLIDNPKRGVWTLTEQGRATEQVDPKMVSTFVQELIKQGKIDTKKPDDELSDEPNLDIAQRLARWRQEATDTAHPNHHHADLDHAAHIYAKVSPLLQKLRTTPDEFSSGDVIALFGMLNSGHRMKNRVADKNPLPVLREALLALIDGPGTPADKIAVADQSLKFASYNMLGELYGWANAETAPLYNGCATAALHYLGYTFNDKDYAAFVAAHEQFKQVYQQQVGYLRPDLPLNLEIDKLYNVIDKVDLKKDTQRTLAKPFSEMFASWEEAESAFDTLAVAAHQLGITDPADERIAVNLRYKDGKHQLRLSYGWWLLLGFAGADGALQEVILALFSGQSLLQPLRVEQFKQGPDEQPVSLYWYSVSQLRPFDGEVRPIFEATLQHVKAKFAHWVRCPYRIHTKDAIIAAVFDPTARAKLLGQGWPPKDAQFEDVIDQGKDELDALVDQPEAHPPQPGVVGSPFTSRTFELLEGIHATPTKGYYQANKEAFKKFVEEPFQRVMHQVAERLRAPVKAVMETESHIFARFLKNDWGQGGAWEFYWGAFYPKEGKRTEDAQLSMWIDYRLLEYGFFIGDYASTQRQRFQRNCQTFGSALLPYLRHALPETLVRFADRDDFQVSADGAITIKTPLTWEEFLKDPAQAKNDVSVIVPRQQLLALSEEELVTRITETYAKLFPLVLLATDDDPLPAIHRYLQAVGFATDEPDIEPPASYDLQKFLARTYLQNKQADDLYHLLLDKKQIILYGPPGTGKSHVAQELAKWITGLAQPPADRVEMVQFHPAYSYEDFIEGIRPESKPTGNGGFTVDYPPRAGVFRRFCKVAQANPDQPHVFIIDEINRGNIPRIFGELMLLLEYRKRDVPLPYSGERFRIPPNVYLIGTMNTADRSIALVDFALRRRFHFFHFMADPDLLDRWLVQNPLPTIPYLANLYRRLSQEAIDDPDYAVGFSYFMDKELTPTKLALIWQYSILPYLAEYHVEQRARVKNWEWDSDFMREIRRET, via the coding sequence ATGTCTGTTCCCTCCTATGAAGAACTTCTACAGCCAATCTTGGAAGCCCTTCGCCAACTGAGCGGTTTTCAATCTATCACGGCGATCAACAGACACGTTATCTCCTTTTTGCCGCTGGCAACTGAAGAGATCGCTCTGCGCCACGGCGACACGAAGCAGACAGAGTTGGAGTATCGTTTGGCCTGGGCGCGTACCTACCTCAAGCACTATGGGCTGATCGACAATCCCAAACGCGGCGTATGGACACTAACCGAGCAAGGGCGAGCAACCGAGCAGGTGGATCCTAAGATGGTATCTACCTTCGTTCAAGAACTCATTAAGCAGGGGAAGATCGATACCAAAAAGCCAGACGACGAACTCAGCGACGAACCCAATCTGGACATAGCTCAGCGGCTAGCTCGGTGGCGCCAGGAAGCCACTGATACTGCACACCCCAACCACCATCACGCCGACCTGGACCATGCGGCTCACATCTATGCTAAGGTTTCCCCACTGTTACAGAAATTGCGCACAACCCCTGACGAATTCAGCAGCGGTGATGTCATCGCCTTGTTCGGCATGCTTAACAGCGGCCACCGCATGAAAAATCGGGTAGCCGACAAGAACCCGCTTCCGGTGTTGCGAGAGGCTCTGCTTGCCCTGATCGATGGGCCGGGAACGCCAGCAGACAAGATCGCCGTAGCCGATCAATCGCTCAAGTTTGCCAGTTACAACATGTTGGGCGAACTCTACGGTTGGGCCAACGCCGAAACTGCACCGCTCTACAACGGTTGCGCCACGGCGGCCTTGCACTATCTGGGCTATACCTTCAACGATAAGGATTACGCAGCCTTTGTCGCCGCCCATGAGCAGTTCAAGCAGGTCTATCAGCAGCAGGTGGGCTATTTACGTCCAGATTTGCCCCTCAACCTGGAGATCGACAAGCTCTACAATGTAATTGATAAGGTGGATTTGAAGAAGGATACTCAGCGTACCCTGGCAAAGCCATTCAGCGAGATGTTCGCAAGTTGGGAGGAGGCGGAGTCGGCCTTCGATACCCTGGCCGTTGCCGCGCACCAACTTGGTATCACCGACCCGGCGGATGAACGCATCGCTGTCAATCTACGCTACAAAGACGGGAAGCATCAGCTGCGCCTCAGCTATGGCTGGTGGCTGTTGCTTGGGTTTGCCGGTGCTGATGGGGCGCTGCAAGAAGTTATCCTGGCGTTGTTCAGCGGGCAGTCGCTGCTTCAGCCACTTCGCGTAGAACAGTTCAAACAAGGGCCTGATGAACAACCCGTTTCACTCTACTGGTATTCAGTATCGCAGCTCAGACCGTTTGATGGCGAAGTTCGACCAATTTTTGAGGCAACCCTTCAGCATGTAAAGGCAAAGTTTGCCCACTGGGTACGCTGTCCGTATCGCATCCACACGAAAGATGCCATCATCGCTGCGGTTTTCGATCCCACAGCCCGAGCCAAATTGCTCGGTCAAGGGTGGCCGCCCAAGGACGCTCAATTCGAGGATGTCATTGACCAGGGTAAAGACGAATTGGATGCGTTGGTGGATCAACCGGAGGCGCATCCACCGCAGCCTGGAGTTGTAGGCTCCCCCTTCACCTCACGCACCTTTGAATTGCTCGAAGGCATCCACGCCACACCGACCAAGGGCTACTACCAGGCGAACAAGGAGGCGTTCAAAAAGTTCGTCGAGGAACCATTCCAGCGCGTCATGCATCAAGTGGCCGAACGGTTGCGTGCTCCAGTTAAGGCGGTGATGGAAACCGAGAGCCATATCTTTGCCCGTTTTCTCAAGAACGATTGGGGACAGGGGGGCGCCTGGGAGTTTTACTGGGGCGCGTTCTATCCCAAAGAGGGTAAACGCACTGAGGATGCCCAGCTTTCTATGTGGATAGATTACCGTCTGCTAGAGTATGGCTTCTTCATCGGGGACTATGCCAGCACGCAGCGCCAGCGCTTTCAACGCAATTGCCAGACATTCGGCTCCGCGTTACTGCCCTACCTGCGTCACGCCCTGCCGGAGACCCTCGTCCGTTTTGCGGATCGCGACGATTTCCAGGTCAGTGCAGACGGTGCGATCACCATCAAGACGCCACTGACCTGGGAAGAATTCTTGAAAGACCCGGCGCAAGCCAAAAACGATGTGTCTGTCATCGTGCCTCGCCAACAACTCCTGGCGCTTTCCGAAGAGGAACTGGTGACCCGGATTACGGAGACGTACGCCAAGCTCTTCCCGCTCGTGCTGTTAGCGACCGACGACGATCCACTGCCGGCCATTCATCGTTATCTGCAGGCAGTTGGTTTTGCCACGGACGAACCGGATATCGAGCCGCCTGCATCGTATGATCTTCAGAAGTTCCTGGCCCGTACCTACTTGCAAAATAAACAGGCCGACGATCTGTACCATCTGCTGCTGGACAAGAAGCAGATCATTCTCTACGGCCCGCCGGGCACGGGTAAGTCCCACGTGGCCCAGGAGCTAGCCAAATGGATCACTGGCCTGGCTCAGCCGCCTGCAGATCGGGTGGAGATGGTGCAGTTTCATCCTGCGTACAGCTATGAAGACTTCATCGAAGGCATTCGCCCGGAGAGCAAGCCGACCGGCAACGGCGGCTTCACGGTGGACTATCCGCCGCGAGCCGGCGTCTTTCGCCGTTTCTGCAAGGTTGCCCAGGCGAATCCAGATCAGCCCCATGTTTTTATCATTGACGAGATCAATCGTGGCAACATCCCGCGCATCTTTGGCGAGCTGATGCTGCTCCTGGAATATCGCAAGCGGGACGTGCCTCTGCCCTATTCCGGTGAGCGTTTCCGCATTCCGCCCAACGTCTACCTGATCGGCACGATGAACACCGCTGATCGCTCCATCGCCCTGGTTGACTTCGCCCTGCGCCGCCGCTTTCATTTCTTCCACTTCATGGCCGATCCCGACCTGCTGGATCGCTGGCTGGTCCAGAACCCTTTGCCCACCATCCCCTATCTGGCCAATCTCTATCGCCGGCTGAGCCAGGAAGCGATTGATGATCCGGACTATGCCGTGGGCTTCAGTTACTTCATGGATAAAGAACTGACCCCAACCAAGCTGGCGCTCATCTGGCAGTACAGCATTCTTCCTTACCTGGCCGAGTACCATGTGGAGCAGCGGGCGCGAGTGAAGAATTGGGAGTGGGATAGCGACTTCATGCGGGAAATCCGGAGGGAGACGTGA
- a CDS encoding AAA family ATPase: MQQPNRLVQAIVPARSPARIEYVRVENYRALKTVELKELTPLTVLLGPNGSGKSTVFDVFSFLAECFQYGLRHAWDRRGKARELKTRGGVGPIVFELKYRERPTLPVITYHLAIDEGGRGPLVKEEWLQWRRGSTGKPFRFMEYREGQGRAVSGEMPDIEDRRVEIPLRSPDLIAVNTLGQFAEHPRVAALREFITDWYVSYLSIEETRGQPEAGPQERLSRTGDNLANVIQYLKEQHPNRLERIFTQLRQRVPRLERVDAEPMPDGRLLLQIKDAPFEQPVLSRFTSDGTLKMLSYLVVLYDPEPPQFIGIEEPENYLHPRLLPELAEECRAASERTQLLVTTHSPFFLNSIRPEEVRVLYRDEHGYTQVVRAADIPGIPDFMKAGASLGHLWLEGRFGLGDPLTNAGAPGVIKVRR, translated from the coding sequence ATGCAACAACCCAATCGCCTTGTCCAGGCAATCGTGCCGGCGCGCAGCCCGGCCCGTATCGAATACGTGCGCGTGGAAAACTATCGGGCGCTGAAGACGGTAGAACTGAAGGAATTGACGCCGTTGACCGTGCTGCTCGGCCCCAACGGCAGCGGCAAGTCCACCGTTTTCGACGTCTTTAGCTTCTTGGCGGAGTGTTTTCAGTATGGGCTGCGTCACGCCTGGGATCGGCGGGGCAAGGCCAGGGAGTTGAAGACGCGTGGCGGCGTCGGCCCAATCGTCTTCGAACTAAAATATCGGGAGCGGCCAACGCTCCCGGTGATCACCTATCACCTGGCTATTGACGAAGGGGGCAGAGGGCCGCTGGTCAAAGAAGAGTGGCTGCAGTGGCGGCGCGGGTCTACGGGTAAGCCGTTTCGCTTCATGGAATATCGAGAAGGTCAGGGGCGCGCAGTCAGCGGTGAGATGCCGGATATCGAGGACCGGCGCGTTGAAATCCCCTTGCGCTCGCCGGATCTCATCGCCGTCAACACACTAGGTCAGTTCGCCGAGCACCCGCGGGTGGCAGCACTGCGCGAATTCATCACCGATTGGTATGTGTCCTATCTCTCCATCGAAGAGACGCGTGGTCAGCCGGAAGCTGGCCCGCAGGAGCGGCTTTCACGCACCGGCGATAACCTCGCCAACGTCATCCAGTATTTGAAGGAACAGCACCCCAATCGCCTCGAACGAATCTTTACGCAGTTACGCCAACGTGTGCCACGCCTGGAGCGTGTCGACGCCGAGCCGATGCCGGACGGCAGGTTACTGTTGCAGATCAAAGATGCTCCGTTTGAGCAGCCGGTGCTCTCGCGTTTCACCTCGGATGGCACCCTCAAGATGCTGTCGTACCTCGTGGTGCTGTATGACCCCGAACCGCCGCAGTTCATTGGCATTGAGGAACCGGAGAACTACCTGCACCCGCGTCTTTTGCCAGAATTGGCCGAGGAATGTCGGGCCGCCAGTGAGCGCACCCAACTGCTTGTGACGACACACTCACCCTTCTTCCTCAATAGCATACGTCCCGAGGAAGTGCGCGTGCTCTATCGTGATGAACACGGCTATACCCAAGTCGTGCGCGCTGCTGACATTCCTGGGATACCGGATTTCATGAAAGCAGGAGCTTCTCTCGGTCACCTATGGCTGGAGGGGCGCTTTGGATTGGGAGACCCGCTCACCAATGCTGGTGCGCCAGGGGTCATCAAAGTGCGACGATGA
- a CDS encoding DUF4276 family protein — protein sequence MSVTYVDIIVEEPSMEALLRALLPRLIPDVPFSIYSFQGKDELLERLPDRLRGYAHWLPENHRVVVIVDRDDDDCLVLKARLEAYAQAAGLSTRSHASGDRFSVINRIAIEELEAWYFGDWEAVRAAFPRVAATIPQQRSFRNPDSVVGGTWEAFERVLQRAGYFKTGLRKLEVARSIGLQMDPMRNVSHSFCVLRDAILELGGRL from the coding sequence ATGAGCGTGACCTATGTAGACATTATCGTCGAAGAGCCATCCATGGAGGCGCTGTTGCGCGCGCTGTTGCCGCGTCTCATACCGGACGTGCCTTTCTCGATTTATTCTTTCCAAGGTAAGGACGAATTGCTCGAACGCTTGCCTGACCGGCTCAGGGGTTATGCACATTGGTTGCCGGAGAATCATCGGGTCGTAGTCATCGTAGATCGAGACGATGATGATTGTCTGGTGCTGAAAGCTAGGCTCGAGGCGTACGCCCAGGCCGCAGGTCTGTCAACCCGGAGTCACGCGAGCGGAGATCGCTTCTCGGTGATCAATCGCATCGCTATTGAGGAATTGGAGGCATGGTATTTTGGGGACTGGGAGGCAGTACGTGCTGCTTTTCCGCGCGTCGCGGCCACTATCCCGCAGCAGCGTAGCTTCCGCAATCCAGACAGCGTTGTCGGCGGAACCTGGGAGGCGTTCGAGAGAGTGTTGCAGCGAGCTGGCTACTTCAAGACAGGGCTTCGCAAGCTGGAAGTCGCGCGCAGCATCGGCCTTCAAATGGATCCAATGCGCAATGTGTCGCACAGCTTTTGCGTATTACGCGATGCGATCCTGGAGTTGGGCGGTCGGTTGTGA
- a CDS encoding glycosyltransferase: MNILHLYKDYFPVLGGMENHIRWLAEAQAAAGHRVGVLVTSLDRRSSVRWENGVRVIRAARLANIASTPLSLAFPWLLRRERPDVAHLHFPYPLGEVSNYLLGRGRRTVITYHSDVVRQAGILRLYDPLLRRVLRRADRLIATSPQYVQSSPYLQPLGDRVSVIPLGLDLARFRQPDPQQVAALKARFPGPLLLFVGRLRYYKGVQFLLDALPQVPAARLLIIGTGPMAEPWQAQTLGLRLADRVHFLGDISDADLPAYYAAADLFVLPACARSEAFGVVQLEALASGTPILSTEVGTGTSYVNQDGVTGRVVAASDSQALAAALRALLADPARLQAMSAAARQRAAAEFSLPLMVTRIETLYRELLAT, from the coding sequence CTGAACATCCTTCACCTCTACAAAGACTACTTCCCGGTCCTCGGCGGGATGGAGAATCATATCAGGTGGCTGGCGGAGGCGCAGGCGGCGGCCGGGCACCGGGTGGGCGTGCTCGTCACCAGCCTGGATCGCCGCAGCAGTGTGCGCTGGGAAAACGGGGTGCGCGTGATTCGCGCGGCGCGCCTGGCGAACATCGCCTCCACGCCGCTCAGCCTGGCCTTTCCCTGGCTCCTGCGCCGCGAACGGCCCGATGTGGCTCACCTGCATTTCCCCTATCCCCTGGGCGAGGTGAGCAACTACCTGCTCGGCCGCGGCCGCCGCACCGTCATCACCTACCACAGCGATGTCGTGCGCCAGGCCGGCATCCTGCGCCTCTACGATCCGCTCCTGCGCCGTGTGCTGCGCCGCGCCGACCGCTTGATTGCCACCAGTCCTCAGTACGTGCAAAGCTCGCCTTACCTGCAGCCGCTGGGGGACCGCGTCAGCGTCATCCCGCTCGGTCTGGATCTGGCGCGCTTTCGGCAGCCTGACCCGCAGCAGGTGGCCGCGCTCAAGGCGCGCTTCCCTGGCCCGCTGCTGCTCTTCGTCGGCCGCCTGCGCTACTACAAGGGCGTGCAATTCCTGCTCGATGCCCTGCCCCAGGTCCCCGCCGCGCGGCTGCTCATCATCGGCACCGGCCCCATGGCTGAGCCGTGGCAGGCCCAGACCCTCGGCCTGCGCCTGGCCGACCGCGTCCACTTCCTGGGCGACATCAGCGACGCCGACCTGCCCGCATACTACGCCGCGGCCGATCTCTTTGTCCTGCCGGCCTGCGCGCGCAGCGAAGCCTTCGGCGTTGTGCAGCTCGAAGCGCTTGCCAGCGGCACCCCCATCCTCAGCACCGAAGTCGGCACCGGCACCTCGTATGTCAACCAGGATGGCGTGACCGGCCGCGTCGTCGCGGCCAGCGACAGTCAGGCCCTGGCCGCGGCCCTGCGTGCATTGCTGGCCGATCCCGCTCGCCTGCAGGCCATGAGCGCAGCCGCCCGGCAGCGCGCTGCGGCCGAATTCAGCCTGCCCCTCATGGTGACGCGCATCGAAACCCTCTACCGGGAATTGCTGGCTACTTGA
- a CDS encoding tetratricopeptide repeat protein encodes MSSKISRLCEAIIEAGWLAALIIVPVFFNVYSSRVFEPDKISLLRSIALVMIGAWLIKLIDGGGAAAPLPASATQTPRGNLWRQIRETPLIIPALLLVSAYLISTALSVAPRISFWGSYQRMQGTYSTFSYIVIFFLTLTHLRSRVQLNRLLHAIVIASLPVALYGILQHYSLDPLPWGGDVKLRVAGNMGNAIFIAAYLIIAFFVTLERFLRSAGRLLAEQGGEIADALLVGSYVFVLVVQSVAIIFSQSRGPWLGWFAGIYIFVLLGLIALRSRATRRGAGFFHWAWLGWIGLAVAGVAFLISFNLPNSPLAALRSVPYVGRLGQIFETEEGTGKVRVLIWEGASQMILPHAAITYPDGTPDPLNALRPIFGYGPEAMWVAYNPFYPPDLAHYEARNASPDRSHNETFDALIITGAWGFIAYVVLFGSIFYWTLRWLGWVRNRQDAILFLALTLLGGLGGALIPWLALGDLRYLGVAIPAGLILGFIVYLTISAFRSDFTLQMTGSRALLLLAILSAIAAHFVEIHFGIAIAATRTYFWTLTAVLLVTGLGWLDLSDEEPVEVTSAAAAMPSSFNMPSPSAAPMRTAATPRKRRSGASLTRELPGARSPAARSGVTTSWIDHLLPYAFLAAIVFVTLIWNFMANQGRDTNAFDVILNALFFKNRNGQPAVSLGIWWLHLFTWLVAGIIALGDVAANQRKAPTGAWWLRGLGLYSAVVWGMWLIFSLIHGARVAQGAVLQGSRVSVEQLSDFVASYIVDYYVAAFVVILILGWALWRSSSRRLLTWTARGLVTSFSAALIGVIVITFVSTVNIGLVRADTYYKQGQAYDGVGQWQGAIFLYRKALAIAPDEDYYYLFLGRSALEQAKVDTDATERQRWLDDALSVLTRAQTLNPLNTDHTANLARFYRSRGELQTSTTERERDWQTALTYYQAATRLSPNAAHLFNEKGLVYFLLANLARDQQQPEVADDYFEDALIALSRSLELDQIYPQTYLFLGDVYRSRGDNAKAIEAYQQTLKLSPGQALAWSALGYIYAQQGNLTEAISANQKVTQLSPSDASSWRNLAILYQQTNQIQLALAAAQEALKYAPEADKPALQALVQQLQAQLPQ; translated from the coding sequence ATGTCGTCGAAAATCAGCCGCTTGTGCGAAGCGATCATCGAGGCCGGCTGGCTGGCCGCCCTCATCATCGTGCCGGTCTTCTTCAATGTCTACTCCAGCCGCGTCTTCGAGCCTGACAAGATCAGCCTGCTGCGCTCCATCGCCCTCGTCATGATCGGCGCCTGGCTCATCAAGCTGATTGACGGCGGCGGCGCGGCCGCTCCCCTGCCAGCCTCAGCCACCCAGACCCCGCGCGGCAATCTGTGGCGTCAGATTCGCGAGACGCCCCTCATCATCCCCGCCCTGTTGCTTGTCAGCGCCTACCTCATCAGCACCGCCCTGTCGGTGGCCCCGCGCATCAGCTTCTGGGGCAGCTATCAGCGCATGCAGGGCACCTACTCGACCTTCTCCTACATCGTCATTTTCTTCCTGACGCTGACTCATCTGCGCTCGCGTGTGCAGCTCAACCGCCTGCTGCACGCCATCGTCATCGCTTCGCTGCCCGTGGCGCTCTACGGCATCCTGCAGCACTACAGTCTCGATCCGCTGCCCTGGGGCGGCGATGTCAAGCTGCGCGTGGCCGGCAACATGGGCAACGCCATCTTCATCGCAGCCTACCTGATCATCGCGTTCTTCGTCACCCTGGAGCGCTTTCTGCGCTCGGCCGGGCGCCTGCTGGCCGAACAGGGTGGGGAGATTGCCGATGCGCTGCTCGTCGGCTCGTATGTGTTCGTGCTGGTCGTGCAAAGCGTCGCCATCATCTTCTCGCAGAGTCGTGGCCCCTGGCTCGGTTGGTTTGCCGGCATCTACATCTTCGTGCTCTTGGGCTTGATCGCGCTGCGCAGCCGCGCGACGCGACGCGGCGCCGGCTTCTTCCACTGGGCCTGGCTCGGCTGGATCGGTCTGGCCGTCGCGGGCGTGGCATTCCTCATCAGCTTCAACCTGCCCAACTCGCCGCTGGCCGCCCTGCGCAGCGTTCCCTACGTGGGCCGCCTGGGCCAGATCTTTGAAACCGAAGAAGGCACCGGCAAGGTGCGCGTCCTGATCTGGGAAGGCGCCAGCCAGATGATCCTGCCCCACGCGGCCATCACCTACCCCGATGGCACGCCCGATCCGCTCAACGCCCTGCGCCCCATCTTCGGTTACGGCCCGGAGGCGATGTGGGTGGCTTACAACCCCTTCTACCCGCCCGACCTGGCGCACTACGAGGCGCGCAACGCCTCGCCCGATCGTTCGCACAATGAAACCTTCGACGCCCTCATCATCACTGGCGCCTGGGGCTTCATCGCCTATGTCGTCCTCTTCGGCAGCATCTTCTACTGGACCCTGCGCTGGCTGGGCTGGGTGCGCAATCGTCAGGATGCCATCCTCTTCCTGGCCCTGACCCTGCTCGGCGGCCTCGGCGGCGCGCTCATCCCCTGGCTGGCCCTGGGCGATCTGCGCTATCTGGGGGTAGCCATCCCGGCAGGCTTGATTCTTGGCTTCATCGTCTACCTGACCATCAGCGCGTTTCGCAGCGACTTCACCCTGCAGATGACCGGCAGCCGGGCGCTCCTGCTGCTCGCCATCCTCTCGGCCATCGCCGCGCACTTTGTCGAAATCCACTTCGGCATCGCCATCGCCGCCACGCGCACCTACTTCTGGACGTTGACCGCCGTCCTGCTCGTCACTGGCCTGGGCTGGCTCGACCTTTCGGACGAGGAACCGGTCGAGGTGACGTCTGCGGCGGCCGCCATGCCGTCGTCCTTCAACATGCCTTCTCCGTCTGCGGCGCCCATGCGCACGGCCGCGACCCCGCGTAAGCGGCGCAGCGGCGCCTCGCTGACGCGTGAACTGCCCGGCGCCCGCTCACCCGCAGCGCGCAGCGGCGTAACCACCTCCTGGATTGACCACCTGCTGCCCTATGCCTTCCTGGCGGCCATCGTCTTTGTCACCCTCATCTGGAACTTCATGGCCAACCAGGGGCGCGACACGAACGCCTTCGATGTCATCTTGAACGCCCTGTTCTTCAAAAATCGCAACGGTCAGCCCGCGGTCAGCCTGGGCATCTGGTGGCTGCACCTCTTCACCTGGCTCGTCGCGGGGATCATTGCCCTGGGCGATGTGGCCGCCAATCAACGCAAGGCCCCAACCGGCGCCTGGTGGCTGCGCGGCCTGGGCCTCTACAGCGCCGTCGTCTGGGGCATGTGGCTCATCTTCAGCTTGATTCACGGCGCACGCGTGGCGCAGGGCGCCGTCTTGCAGGGCAGCCGCGTCAGCGTGGAGCAGTTGAGCGATTTCGTGGCCAGCTACATCGTGGACTACTACGTGGCGGCCTTCGTGGTCATTCTGATCCTGGGTTGGGCACTCTGGCGCAGCAGCAGCCGGCGCTTGCTGACCTGGACCGCGCGCGGCCTGGTGACCAGCTTCAGCGCCGCGCTGATCGGCGTGATCGTGATCACGTTCGTCAGCACGGTCAACATTGGCCTGGTGCGCGCAGACACCTATTACAAGCAAGGCCAGGCTTACGATGGCGTGGGGCAATGGCAGGGCGCTATCTTTCTCTATCGGAAGGCGCTTGCCATCGCACCCGATGAAGATTACTACTACCTCTTCCTGGGCCGCTCTGCCCTGGAGCAGGCCAAAGTGGACACCGATGCCACGGAACGGCAACGCTGGCTGGACGACGCGCTCAGCGTGCTGACGCGCGCGCAGACGCTGAACCCGCTCAACACCGATCATACCGCCAATCTGGCGCGCTTCTATCGCTCGCGCGGGGAGCTGCAAACCAGCACGACCGAGCGCGAAAGGGATTGGCAGACCGCGCTCACCTACTACCAGGCCGCCACGCGACTCAGCCCCAACGCGGCCCATCTGTTCAACGAGAAGGGACTGGTCTATTTCCTGCTCGCCAACCTCGCGCGCGATCAGCAGCAGCCGGAGGTCGCCGATGACTACTTCGAAGATGCCCTGATTGCACTCAGCCGCTCGCTGGAACTGGATCAAATCTACCCGCAGACCTACCTCTTCCTGGGCGACGTCTACCGCTCACGCGGGGACAACGCAAAGGCGATCGAAGCCTACCAGCAGACCCTCAAGCTCAGCCCGGGCCAGGCGCTGGCCTGGAGCGCGCTCGGCTACATCTACGCGCAGCAGGGCAATCTCACCGAAGCCATCAGCGCCAATCAGAAGGTGACGCAGCTCTCCCCGAGTGACGCCTCCAGTTGGCGCAATCTGGCCATCCTTTACCAGCAGACCAATCAGATTCAACTGGCCCTGGCCGCGGCGCAGGAGGCGTTGAAATACGCCCCCGAGGCCGACAAGCCGGCATTGCAGGCCCTCGTGCAACAGTTACAGGCGCAGTTACCCCAATGA